One Methylorubrum extorquens genomic window, TCGTCGGCGTGCCGGCACGCGTCGTCGGTGCGGCCGGCTGCGCCGAGCCCGCCCGATCGATGGACCAGCTCGTGGCGATGAGCGAGTTCATCGATATCGCCGGCGGGATCTGAAGCCGCTCTCCGCGCCCGGCGGGTTGCCTGCCCTCCCCCGACGTGGCAAGCCGCCGGCCACCATCACAAGCCCCTCAGCGCTGCCGCCGGGACCGCACGTCCCGGCACGCACCGCCTCGCAAGAAGGTTGACGGCGTGACCAAGACCGAAGTCGCCAAGCTGCAGGATTACCTGCGCCGCAAGTTCGCCAATGCCAGCATCCGCGTCGTGGCGATGAAGACCGGTGATTCCGCCGAGGTGTTCATCGGCGAGGAGTCGATCGGTGTCCTTGCGGACGACAAGGAAGACGGCGACGATTCCTTCACCTTCCGCATGGCGATCCTCGACATCGATCTCGAAGAAGACGCCTGATACGGATCCCGCTTGGTGAAAGCGGGATGCGAATCGCTCAGCCCGCGCGGCGATTGAGCGAAGACCAAATCCGCCATCCCGACGGGATCAACGGAATTTGGCATGAAGTCGCTAGCCGGCCTTCGTCTGGGCCGGCAGCGCCGCTCCGAGCTCGGCGCCCACCTTTGGCGTCGCGCCTGTGGGCGGCGTTAGCGTTAACGAAACGTCTTTCTTAACAACACGTAAACGATCGGTCAGACTGCGCGTCATGTCCTGAGAAGGAGCGTCGAGCGCGTCATGACCGTGAGCCCGTCTTCCGTCGAATCCATCCAGGCGCTCATCGTCGGCCTCGCTCTGGCGGGGCTGCTCGCGAGCGCCTTCGAATACGCCACGAACCGGCGGGCGAGCTTTCGCCTGCTGGAAGCCGGCGGCGTCACCGCTTTGGCCGCGCTGCCGATGATCGCAGTGGTCGCGCCCTTCATCATCCTGCGCAACACCCTGCGGGGTCGGCGCATCGAGCGCCGGCCGATCCCCTTCGTGATGATCGCGACGATGATCGCCTGCGGCTGGAGCCTGCTCTCGGGCCAGATCGCCCTCGGCATGGCCCACCGGCTGGCCGGGCTGTAGCCGGCGCCTTCTACTGCCGCACCCACATCACGCGAGCCATCCAGGCGACCTCG contains:
- a CDS encoding DUF3126 family protein, which produces MTKTEVAKLQDYLRRKFANASIRVVAMKTGDSAEVFIGEESIGVLADDKEDGDDSFTFRMAILDIDLEEDA
- a CDS encoding DUF6949 family protein encodes the protein MTVSPSSVESIQALIVGLALAGLLASAFEYATNRRASFRLLEAGGVTALAALPMIAVVAPFIILRNTLRGRRIERRPIPFVMIATMIACGWSLLSGQIALGMAHRLAGL